A genomic stretch from Caballeronia sp. LZ062 includes:
- a CDS encoding HNH endonuclease signature motif containing protein: MARRFWTEQEVDQVKREYPDGNTADIARALARPISQVYQKARALGLGKSVAFLESDRSGRVRRGKQDPRMIATRFQKGQTSWNKGTKGICGTHPNSRRTQFQKGSMSGAAQHNYVPIGSERLSKDGYLERKVTDDHPVPARRWVGVHRLVWEAANGPIPPGHVVCFLPGRRTADAARITLDALELVSRAELAHRNHPRNRDPELAKLVQLKGAITRQVNRIAREAKEKQS; encoded by the coding sequence ATGGCACGCCGCTTTTGGACGGAACAGGAAGTCGACCAGGTGAAGCGCGAGTATCCCGACGGGAACACGGCTGACATTGCACGCGCGCTCGCGCGTCCCATCAGCCAGGTGTACCAGAAAGCTCGGGCGCTTGGCCTTGGCAAGTCGGTCGCTTTCCTAGAATCCGACCGCAGCGGCCGCGTCCGACGTGGCAAGCAGGATCCCCGCATGATCGCAACGCGATTCCAGAAAGGCCAGACGTCTTGGAACAAAGGAACGAAAGGCATCTGCGGCACGCATCCGAACTCGCGCCGCACGCAGTTCCAAAAGGGATCAATGAGCGGAGCGGCGCAGCACAACTACGTGCCGATCGGCTCCGAGCGCCTCAGCAAAGATGGCTACCTCGAGCGGAAGGTGACGGACGACCACCCCGTTCCCGCGCGGCGCTGGGTCGGCGTCCACCGGTTGGTGTGGGAAGCCGCCAACGGCCCTATCCCACCGGGTCACGTCGTCTGCTTCCTGCCCGGTCGGCGCACGGCAGACGCCGCGCGAATCACGCTCGATGCGCTCGAACTGGTTAGCCGCGCCGAACTCGCGCATCGGAATCATCCCCGAAACCGAGATCCGGAGCTCGCAAAGCTCGTTCAACTCAAGGGCGCCATCACGCGCCAGGTTAATCGCATCGCCCGCGAGGCGAAGGAGAAACAGTCATGA
- a CDS encoding excisionase, protein MKVRLDEWIKRQFEPAPAIRTARLWIRDGKIYPPPVKVGRAYYVEENATFQDRQVRPSLASRIPR, encoded by the coding sequence ATGAAAGTACGACTCGATGAATGGATCAAGCGGCAGTTTGAGCCCGCGCCGGCCATCCGCACCGCGCGCCTCTGGATCCGCGACGGAAAGATCTACCCGCCGCCCGTGAAGGTCGGCCGCGCATACTACGTCGAAGAAAACGCGACGTTCCAAGACAGACAAGTTCGGCCGTCGTTGGCCTCACGCATCCCGAGGTAA
- a CDS encoding tyrosine-type recombinase/integrase: protein MAARPRIRRRANWPDNMHEPRPGYFVWRDPRDGKTHVLGRIPLAQAIHEAHEANVIVENSKLTRSLADRLVQPRETVADLIKKMPDGGRKKSTLDAYKYRDRVIEKELGAIPCMDLTTKHIATMLEKIIDEGKSNWAVQVRTRLKMICRRGKALGWMKENPAEDTERAKLTVRRRRMTLEDFNATFEKAPEVAPWLQNAMLLAIVSGQDLSTIAKWERSFNADGYAVLERGKTGARIAIPLELRLNVLGVSLADVVARCRATGVVSKYLIHHTRSNNAAPKGSKVKTKTISDKFREARKLAGITDEAAPTFHELRSLSKRLYFEQGGVDTKALLGHKSDQTAALYADSRGLEPVKVRINVA from the coding sequence ATGGCAGCTCGCCCCCGTATCCGCCGCCGCGCCAACTGGCCGGACAACATGCACGAGCCGCGCCCGGGCTATTTTGTGTGGCGCGATCCGCGCGACGGAAAGACGCATGTGCTTGGCCGAATTCCGCTCGCTCAGGCGATCCACGAAGCGCACGAAGCAAATGTGATCGTTGAGAACAGCAAGCTGACGCGCTCGCTTGCCGACCGCCTCGTTCAACCGCGCGAGACCGTAGCCGATCTGATCAAGAAGATGCCGGACGGCGGCCGGAAGAAGTCGACGCTCGACGCGTACAAGTATCGCGACAGGGTGATCGAGAAGGAACTGGGAGCGATTCCGTGCATGGACCTGACAACGAAGCACATCGCGACCATGCTAGAAAAGATCATCGACGAAGGAAAGTCGAACTGGGCTGTGCAGGTGCGCACGCGCCTGAAGATGATCTGCCGCCGCGGCAAGGCGCTCGGATGGATGAAAGAGAATCCGGCTGAAGATACCGAGCGCGCGAAGCTCACCGTTCGTCGCCGGCGGATGACGTTGGAAGACTTCAACGCGACGTTCGAGAAAGCCCCGGAGGTGGCGCCGTGGCTCCAGAACGCGATGCTGCTCGCGATCGTGTCTGGTCAGGATCTCTCGACGATCGCCAAGTGGGAGCGGTCATTCAACGCAGACGGGTATGCGGTGCTTGAGCGCGGCAAGACCGGCGCGCGCATCGCAATTCCACTGGAACTGCGCTTGAACGTTCTCGGGGTGTCGCTCGCCGATGTCGTCGCGCGGTGCCGAGCAACGGGCGTCGTCAGCAAGTACCTCATACATCACACGAGAAGCAACAACGCGGCGCCGAAGGGTTCAAAAGTCAAGACGAAGACGATCTCCGACAAGTTCAGGGAGGCGCGCAAACTCGCCGGGATCACCGACGAGGCGGCGCCGACCTTCCACGAACTGCGTAGCTTGTCCAAGAGACTTTATTTCGAGCAAGGCGGCGTCGATACTAAGGCCCTACTCGGTCACAAGTCGGATCAAACGGCCGCCCTCTACGCCGATTCTAGAGGGCTAGAACCGGTAAAGGTGCGCATTAACGTCGCTTGA
- a CDS encoding FAD-dependent oxidoreductase — protein MLKTEVSDYLSASRLADGIYVVGTLQSGVTVYSQQVRALNLVYSLLESQILSPSVTRVAVIGGGIAGLTLAAAVAVMGKHAHVSVLEQHADLCPLQQGSDTRWLHPHIYDWPAFGSRQPSAMLPFLQWREGRASDVASEILKRFAEVCDSGLGANKAGDRIAVYLDVKEMKIVQQTREISWVGSATAAADGFFKKTEGIGRASQFDLILLAVGFGRERAATVGIPRLYWQNDDLSQPRLSEESRTFLISGSGDGALVDLFRLTIERFRQDRIVYELFGANLEMFEALLRSSLQSRTGSWWRLFEELELSGESFINDAILALRHRIRKDTRVILHVAGSRGQVRSLEGAIEQKSAILNKLLTFLLHRCGAFIPSFRSMPETIERFRPDQRDIICRHGTDPKATIRDLFFNSLLSVELRAVGARTQDAKPLWPRGYFPIIPGATL, from the coding sequence CCGTGCGCTAAACCTCGTCTACAGCTTGCTGGAATCGCAAATCCTATCGCCGAGTGTAACTAGAGTGGCCGTGATAGGCGGAGGCATCGCCGGCCTTACGTTAGCTGCCGCGGTGGCTGTAATGGGAAAGCACGCTCATGTATCAGTACTTGAACAACATGCTGATCTATGCCCGTTACAGCAAGGCTCGGATACACGGTGGCTGCATCCCCACATTTATGATTGGCCAGCTTTTGGTAGTCGACAACCTAGCGCTATGCTTCCGTTTCTGCAATGGCGGGAAGGACGTGCGTCGGATGTGGCTTCCGAAATACTGAAAAGATTTGCTGAGGTCTGCGATTCCGGCCTTGGTGCGAACAAGGCTGGGGACCGGATAGCTGTGTATTTAGATGTTAAAGAGATGAAGATCGTGCAGCAGACAAGGGAGATATCGTGGGTCGGTTCCGCAACTGCTGCCGCTGATGGGTTTTTCAAAAAGACAGAGGGTATTGGTCGTGCTAGCCAGTTCGACCTGATCCTGCTCGCGGTTGGCTTCGGCCGAGAGCGTGCAGCGACGGTTGGAATACCAAGACTCTATTGGCAGAACGACGATCTCAGTCAGCCCAGATTATCTGAGGAATCGCGTACGTTTTTGATATCAGGATCCGGAGACGGGGCGCTAGTCGACCTCTTCAGGCTCACTATCGAACGATTTCGACAGGACAGAATTGTCTATGAGTTATTTGGAGCCAACCTGGAAATGTTCGAAGCGTTGCTTCGTAGCAGTTTGCAATCTCGAACAGGGTCATGGTGGAGATTGTTCGAAGAACTTGAACTATCTGGCGAATCTTTTATTAACGATGCGATACTGGCCCTTCGGCACCGGATACGAAAGGATACGCGTGTGATTCTTCACGTTGCAGGCTCACGCGGCCAAGTTAGGAGCCTCGAGGGAGCGATCGAGCAGAAAAGCGCAATCTTGAACAAATTATTGACGTTTTTGCTTCACCGCTGCGGGGCGTTCATTCCCAGCTTCCGCAGCATGCCTGAGACGATTGAACGTTTCAGGCCGGACCAAAGAGATATCATATGTCGGCATGGTACTGACCCGAAGGCGACGATCAGAGACCTATTTTTCAATTCATTACTTAGCGTCGAACTCCGAGCAGTTGGAGCACGAACCCAAGATGCGAAACCGCTGTGGCCACGCGGCTACTTTCCGATCATTCCAGGAGCGACATTGTGA